Within Actinosynnema pretiosum, the genomic segment TACGAGCCCGCGCGGCGGACGGCGCTGCCGGTGGAGGAGGAGTGGGACACCAGGGCGTACCTGCGGCACGTGCCGGGGGTGTTCGAGGCGGTGCGCGCGGAGTTCGGCCCGGAGCTGCCGCTGCTGCACGACGGGCACCACCGGATGACGCCGATCCAGGCAGCGAAGCTGGGGAAGGCGCTGGAGCCGTACGACCTGTTCTGGCTGGAGGACGCCACGCCCGGCGAGGACCAGGCGGCGCTGCGGCTGATCAGGCAGCACACGACGACGCCGCTGGCGATCGGCGAGGTGTTCAACTCGGTGCACGACTACCAGGAGCTGATCACCGGGCGGTTGATCGACTACGTGCGGTCGGCGGTGACGCACACCGGTGGGGTGACGGGGATGCGGCGACTGCTGGACTTCGCCGGGGTGTACGGGATCAAGTCGGGCATCCACGGGCCGACGGACATCTCGCCGGTGGGGATGGCGGCGGCGCTGCACCTGGACCTGGCGGTGCACAACTTCGGCATCCAGGAGCACATGGAGCACGCGGCGCGGACGCTGGAGGTGTTCCGGACGTCGTTCACCTTCGACGGCGGGCTGCTGCACCCGTCGGACGCGCCGGGGTTGGGGGTGGAGCTGGACGACGAGGCGGCGGGGGCGTTCCCGTACGAGGCGGCGTACCTGCCGGTGAACCGGCTGCGGGACGGGACGGTGCACGACTGGTGAGCGGGCCGCGCCCGCCGGGGTCCGAAAGGCTCGGCGGGCGCGGTTCTGCGGTTCGCGTTTTCGCGCTGTCGAGCGGCGCCCCCGGCCAACTGAGACCACCGGCCCCGCCAGCGGCATTGACATGTTTCGAGCCCTGCGTCGAAACTTTAGAACGCCGCCGCAGCGCTTCCTCCCCGGAAGGAGATCAACGGTGATCACCCGCTCCGGCCATCTCCGGCTGTCGCTCGCCCTCCTCACCGCGCTGGCCCTCACCGGCACCGCGCTCGCCACCACGACCCCCACCCCCGCACCCCCGTCCACCGCGGCCGTCGAGGACGACGGCGCCGACTGCCCCGTCGCCCTCCCCGGCAGCACGCCCGCCAACCCGCGCCTGCCCGACCCGTTCACCAGGATCGACGGCTCCCGCGTCACCACCCTCGCCGACTGGCGGTGCCGCCGCGCCGAGATCCGCGAGCTCGCCGAGCGCCACGTCTACGGCGACAAGCCCGCCAGGCCCGCCTCCGTCACCGGCTCCGTCTCGCGCACCTCCATCTCCGTCACCACCACCCACCAGGGCCGCACCGCGAGCTTCTCCGCGAGCGTCGACGCCCCCAGCGGCACCGGACCGTTCCCCGCCGTCATCGTGGTGGGCGGGTTCGGGGCCGACACCGCCGCGATCAAGGCCGCGGGCGCGGCCGTGATCAGCTACGACCCGCTCGCCGTCGGCCGCGAGGGCACGCCGCGCGGCAACAAGCAGGGCGCGTTCTACACGCTCCACGGCGCGTCCAGCCCGACCGGCCTGCTCGCCGCGTGGGCCTGGGGCGCGAGCCGCGTCATCGACGTGATCGAGCAGTCCGGTTCCACCACGATCCGCGCGGACGGCATCGGGGTCACCGGGTGCTCGCGGTACGGCAAGAGCGCGTTCGCGGTCGGCGCGTTCGACCAGCGCGTCGCCCTCACCATGCCGATCGAGTCCGGCAGCGCGGGCGCCCCGGCGTTCCGCTCCATCGCGGGCGAGAGCGGCGCGCAGCCGCTGAGCAGCGCGTACGGCGAGCAGCCCTGGCTCGGCGACGCGTTCTCCGCCTACACCGGCAACCCGAACGCGCTGCCGATCGACACCCACCAGGTCATCGGGATGATCGCCCCGCGCGGCCTGCTGCTGCTGGAGAACCCGCACGTCGACTGGCTCGCCGCGCGCTCCGGCAGCGTCGCCGCGCTCGCCGGGGCCGAGGTGTACAAGGCGCTCGGCGCGGCCGACAACATCTCCTACTGGTCGGACGTGCAGGACGGCACGCACTGCGCCTCGCGCCCGGAGTGGCGCGGCCCGATCCAGGACAACATCCGCGAGCACCTGCTCAGGTCCGGCAACGCCCCGCAGGTCTTCCGGGTCTCCGCGAAGAAGGCCGGGAACCTCGCCCAGTGGCGCGACTGGCAGACCCCGGTCCTGACCGGCGGCGGCGAGCCGACCAGCACCACCACCACGACCACGACCACCGGCGCCACGGCCACCACCACTCCCCCGCCGGGCGCGGGCTGCACGGCCAGCGCCTCGGTCAACCAGTGGAACGGCGGGTTCGTCGCCACGGTCACGGTCACCGCGAACCGGGCGATCACCGGCTGGACGGTCGGCGCGACCCTGCCCTCGGGCGCGACGATCACGAACTCCTGGAACACCACCCGCACCGGCGCGTCCGGTCCCGTGACGTTCACCGACGCCGGGTTCAACGGCGCGCTGGCGGCCGGGCGGTCCACCGAGTTCGGCTACCAGGCCACCGGCGCCGCCCCGACCGCCGCGCTCACCTGCACGGCGCGATAACCAGCCCGACGACCAGGTCGACAACCCCGTGCCCCGGAGCCCACCCGGCTCCGGGGCCGCTCACCCCGGCAGCACCCGCACCGCCGAGTGCGGCAGCTCCCACGGTCGCAGCGGCGGGTTCGCCTGCGGCGGGTGCAGCGGTCCGCGCGCCGCCGCCACCAGCACGCGCGGGCGCAGCAGGCTGCGCGGCGGCTCGACCAGCGCCCGCACGTCCAGCCACGCCCGCGCCACCACCGGGCTCCCGGTCGCCGCGAAGTGCACCCGGTCCAGCACCCGCGCCACCGCCCGCCCCCACGCCCCCGGCCGGGGCCCGGTCGTGGCCGGGAACCTCAGGTCCAGCCCGGTCGCCACGCCCCACGCGCCCCGCGACACCCGCTCCACCGCGCGCTGCGCGCGGGCCGCCCCGTACCGGATGCCCCGCTCCCCCAGGGCTTCCGAGAACGCCACCGCGCCGAGCGCCGCCAACGCCATCCCCTGCCCGTGCACCGGGTTGAGCGTGCACGCCGCGTCCCCCAGCACCACGAACCCCTCCGGCCACCCGTCCGCCTCCCGGAACCGCAGCCTCCGGTTCGCGGGCGAGCGCAACCCCCTCGGCGGGCCGAGGGGCCGGGCGTCGGCGATCAGGTCGCCGATCACCGGGTGCCGCAGCCGCCCCGCGCAGCGGGCGAACGCCTCCTCGTCGGTCGGCGGTCGCTGCTCGCGCGTGCCGACCAGGGTGACGCTCCACCGGTCGCCCTCGATCGGGCACAGCAGCCCGCTGCGCACCTGGGCGGGGTGGTCGGGGTCGGGCAGGACGGTCACGGCGGGCGCGTCCGAGCGGCCCGCGTACAGCCTGGTGCTGTAGAACTCGCCGGGGTCGACGTGCTCCTCGGCCGGTGGCCGCGCCCCCAGCGCGGACAGCCACACCGGCGCGGCCGAGCGGTGTCCGGTGGCGTCGACGACGTAGTCGGCGGCGACGCGCCCGGTGCGGCCGTCGCGCCGGTCGCGCACCAGGACGCCGGTGACCCGCTCCGGGCCGCCGAGCAGGCCGGTGGCGTCGGTGCTCTCCAGCAGGTGGACGCGCTCGTCGGCGAGGACCCGCTCGCGCACCACGTGCTCGACCAGCGCCCGGCTCGCGCTGAGCACGAACTGCGCCTCGGGGAACCTCGACACCCACCCGGCGGGCAGCAGCACGAGCATCCGGTCGGGCACGCCCACGCGCTGCGCGCCCAGGCCGAGCAGCTCGTCGGTGACCCCCGGCAGCAGGTGGTCGACCGCGTGCGCGCCACCGGACAGCAGCACGTGCGTGTGCCTGCCCTGCGGCGTGCCGGACCGCTCGCGCGGCCCCTGCGGCAACCGGTCCCGCTCGACCAGCAGCACCTCGCCGACGTGGTCGGCCAGCACGCGGGCGGCCAGCAGGCCCGCGATGCCCGCTCCCAGCACCACTGCTCGGGTGGTGGCCATGGGCCTCGCCTCCTTGGGCCTGGACCGGGGCGATCCCGGTGGCGGAGGTGCGGCGGGGACCGCGCGCAGCTGCTCCCAGCCGCGTGGTCCGGTGCGAGCGCGGGCTCGTGGACCCGGTCGCACCCGGCGGGCACGACCGTCGACGCGGTGGACCCTATGGCGAGCCGGGAGCAGCGCGCAGGGCCGGGAAGCGGCGGCGGCGCGCCGGTCAGGCGGGGCGCCGGGGGTGCGGACAGTCGCGGGCGGCACGACCCCCCGGCGCGTTCCGGTGAACGTCGCCGCGCGCCGACTGCGGTCCGTCGCGCAAACCCCCGGCACGTCGTCCCGCTCGGGGGGACGGGTGCGGTCCACACCATCCGATGCGGGCACGTCCGGCGGGCCAGGGCGACCCGTCGAAAGAGGGCCGCGCATTTCACCCGGCCGGTGAGGTTCTCCGCACCGCTGCGGGGTAGCGGCGGCGTCCGGGCGCGGTCACGGCTTGCGGGAGGGGTGGTGTTCGACGATCGTCCACCGGCCGTCGCGGCGCTCGAAGGTCATGCGGGCCTGCGCGGTGTCGGGCCTGCCGCCGGCGGTGACCGCGGAGTCGTAGAGGCCGGACAGGACGACCGCGACGAGGCTGTCGTTCCAGCGGTCGAACAGGGCCTTCGCGTCACCGGGCTGCCTGGGCGCGCCGGAGGGCCCTGGGGTGGCGGCCTGGCCGGTGCCGCAGGCGGTGGCGAGCAGCAGGACCGCGGCGGTCAGCGCGAGCGTGGCGATCCCGGCGACGATGCGGAACGTCCAGATCGTGCGGATCCGCTGCTCCAGCGCGATCACCACCAGCAGCAGCGAGGAGGTGACCAGGCGGCGCTGCACCACGGCAGGACCTCCAGGCGGAACCCGGCGCCGCGCACGGTCTCGATCCGCGGCGGGGCGGCAGGAGTCGGGAAGGGGAACGGACAGGAGCGCAGGTCAGCGGGGTGCGGCGGGCGGTGGCAGCGCGCGTGGCGCCGGGAGGTCGACGCCTCCCGGCGCCACGCGCTTCAGGAACCCGTTGACGACGGGTGGTCCGGTTCACGGGTGAAGCTGGCGCTGCTCGCCCGTCATGACGTCGATGGTGAAGACCCGGTCGACGTTCGGGTTGTTCTGCAGGATCGGGAACTCGGTCATGGAGAACACGTTGTCCACCCGCCTGCTCGGCCCGACCAGGGCGTACACGTCGCCCTTGGCGCCCTGCGCGAGGCTGGCGGACACGCTGTCCCACACGGCCTTGCCCGCGTCGTTGGTCTTGCCCCAGTCCGGCATGATGATGTGGTCGTGGCCGAGCTTGCCCTCGAGGGTGACGCGCCCCTGCTGGGCGGCGATGAACTCGGCCGGGTCCATCACCGAGTGCCGCCGGCCGGTCGAGTCGATGAAGTTGCCCGACCAGAAGAACGCGCCGTCCGGCTTGCTGTCCAGGATGCGGCGCAGGTCCGCGACCCAGCGGGCGCCCTCCTCCTCGGACAGGTTGCGCAGGTCGAAGTGCTCGACGCCGTCGATCGTGGTGACCGGGAACGCGGTCGTGGTGCGGTGGTCGGCTTTCGGGCCGGTCAGGTTGTCCACTGTGGACCAGGGCACGGTGTCCTTGGGCGGGTCCGGCGGCAGCGGGACCTTCGTGGGGTCGACCTGGTCGGCCGGGGGCAGCAGGTTCAGCGGCGGGCGCGGCGGCGTCGCGGGCTTGGGGGCGGGCGGCGCGGACGGGTCGTGCAGGCCGCCGAGCGAGTCCTTGGCCGAACCGGGTGAGGTGATCGTGCCGTGGCCCTGGGCGGCGGGCGGCGCGGTGGTGGCGCCGGGCGGGGCGAAGGGGTCCCTGCCGGGCAGGGACACCACGGGTGGGGCCGCGCCGGTCGGCGGGCTGATCAGCTTGCCGGGGGCGGTCTGCGGGTTCTGCGGACGTGGCGCGGGCGCGCCAGGCGGCGGGACCTGGGCCTTGGGCGGGAAGCTGCTCTGGTTGCCGCGCAACGAATCGGCCGCGTCGCCGGGCTTGGACAGCTCGACCTGGGGCGCGCCCGCCGGGTGCCTCTTGGGCTTGGGCGGGATCCGCATGAGCGGCGGCAGCTCGGACCTCGGGTTGGGCGCGGGCGCGTTCAGGTCGCCCCGGACGCCGGGGATCGGCGGGAGCGGCGGGCCCTGGGCGCCGGGGGTGCTGGACGCGGCGGAGGTGGTGGCGGCGGAGGTGGACGCGGCGGAGGTGGCGCCGCTGTCACCGGGCGCCCCCGCGGGCGGCTTGGCCGTGGTGTCGGTGACGATGCTGTCGAACTGCGATCCGCTGTGGCGGTCGAGCGAGAAGTGCGTGTCGGCGGTGGCCTTCACGCCGTCGCCGACCTGGCCGAACGTGTCGCCGGCCTGCCGGGCGCGCTCCACCGACTTGCCGTTGGAGGAGTTGAGCGCGAGCACGGCGGGCATCCCGAGGACGCCGAGCGCGGTGGCCCCGAGCCGCTGGCCGGAGAGCTTGCCCGCCAGGTCGCCGTACGCGGTGCGCAGGTCGTCCGCCTGGCTCCGCAAGGTCTCCATGGAGTTCATGCTCATGGAGAAGCCCTTGGTCCCGGTCGGCCCGGACGGGGCGGCGGACGGCGGGGGCGGCGGCGCGGTGCGCGGCGGCGAGCCGTTGGGGTTGGCGCTGGAGCCGGGGTCGGGGGTGCTGGAACCGGGGTCCGGTCTGCTCGAACCGGAACCGCCGGAACCCTGGAACTTGGCCACGGGGATCTCCGGGGGTGCGTGGGGAGGCGGGGAGGCGGGTCGGGCTCAGACGGCCCGGTCGATCGCGCGGTCGACGCCTTCCTGCGCCTTCCAGGACTCGTAGCCGATCTCGGAGACGTCGGCGACGTTCTCGAACCGCTTCCAGCCCTTGCCGATGCCCTCGGTGATCTCGTCCAGGTCCTTGATGCGGCCCATCTGGCGGCCGAGGCCGCCGACGAGCCTGGCCAGGCGCGAGGCGATGTTCACGCCCAGCGCGACGGCCTTGCCGACCGCGTACCCGATGAAGCCCGCGATGGACGCGCCGAACGTGAAGAACGCGGCGGCGGCTGCGGCGATCGCGCCCGCCAGCAGCGAGCCCAGGAACTGGGCGATCATGTCGCGGACGATGTCGCGCAGCACCTGCACGAGCACCCCGCAGACGGCGACGATCTTCGCCTTCTGCTCGACCGCGTTGGCCAGCGAGTCGAGCTCCTCGCCGAGCTCGGCCATGCTGGCCTTGAACGCCTCCTGGGACTGCCCGCTCCACTCCTGCGGCTGCGCCAGGGTGTTGCGGTGCGTCTCGGCCAGCACCCGCATCTCCACCGCGTTGGCCTTGGTGGCCGCCACGTTGGCGTTGACGTCGTCCGGGTCGCCCACGAGCTGGTCGAGCGGTTCCCGCAGGAACGTGACGTGCTCGATGAGCCAGCCGATGCCCGCGCCCAGGATCGTCCCGAACGGGTCGACGGCCAGCACCGCCGTCGAGGACGCGGCGCCGATGGCCGCGAAGGTCACGTCGAGCACCCTCTCCGCCTCGGTCTCGGCGTCCTCGCCGATGGAATCGATCATCTCGTCCCAGGACGAGATGAACAGGGAGCCTGTGAACGCGTTCTCCTCGGTGATCTCCATCCCGGGAGGTGATTCCACGGCCATGCAGGGACCTTCTTCACTGTGCGCGTCGACGAATGACCGGGCTCGACGGATGTCGGCAGGGTTCCCGGCGATTTGTCGAACATTATCAGCGGATGAACTTGAGTCAACGGGCAAGTTAACCGAAACGCGGGGCACCGGACCGGACTTCTGTCCTGATGCGACGTTGATCACCCCGTTGACGAGGGGTTCCGAGCGCGCTCGGCGCTCGGCGTCCGTCCATCCTGAACGGACGAAGCCCAGGTGTCGACCCCTGACCGCGTTTTCCACTGCGGAGCGGAGCATTCCAACGCCCCTATCACAGGACGGTTGCGGAGCGCGGCGAACACGGTCCACCGGCGCGTCGGGAAGGGAACCGAAGGCACTGGCGCGGCCGATCACGGCCTGGTAACCGGAACCCCTCAGCGCGGTTCCCGGCCGCGCGCGGGGCTTTCCGGACGATTCCCCGGATGCCTCCGGGGTCAGCCCCGGCCGAAGAGCGCGAAGAGGGCGTAGCGCCGGTAGGTGACCCGCCGGAACGCCTCGGCCGCCGCGCGGCTCTCCCGCACGCCCAGTTCGGCGGTCTCCACCCGCACGGCGCTCTCCCTGACCGCCCGGTCGTGCTCGACCCGCTTCCGAGCGGCGTCCGCGCGCTCGCGGGTGAGCCGCTCCAGCAGCGCCGCGTGCTCGGCCCGGTGCCGGTCCTTGAGCAGCACCACGGCCCGCTCGCGCTCGGCGATCGCGGAGGAGTGCTCGGCGTCCAGCTTGGCGCTCTCGGCGGCGAAGCGGGCCTTCAGCGCGCCGCGCTCGGCCGGGCCCAGCTGCACCGGTTCACCCGCCTTGGCCTGCTTGAGCAGGGTGAGGCGCCACCGCTCGACCCGGCCCGCCTTGACCTCGCCGATGCCGGGCACGCGCACCGCGCCGCCACCGGCCAGCCGGAACAGCACGACCGACTCCTGGCCGGGGTTGCGCACCACGCCGGTGAAGTCGGCGGCGGTGCGGATGCCCGAGTCGGCGAGCTTGGCGGTGAGCGCCTCGCCGATGCCCTCGATGCCCGCGCCCTTGAGCGGGAACCGGGCCAGGTGGTGCAGCACGTGCGCCTTCTTGGCCTGCGCCAGGAGCTTCTCCTCCGCGTCGCGGGTCTTGCGGGCGAGCGCCTGCTTGGCGCGCTCGGTCTCCACGACGAGCCGGGCGGTGTCCGCCTGCCGCTCCGCGACCTCCCGCTTGTGCCGGTCGGCCAGCTCGCGCTGCTCGTGGTCGCGCGCGGTCTCGGCCTGCCGCAGCGCCGCCTCCAACCGCTCGCCGGCGCGCCGCAGCCCGGCGCCCTTCACGGCGAGCGCGCGGTGCGCCGAGCGGGCGCGGCGGCGGGCCCGGCGGGCGGCCTTCGCGGCGGCCCGCTCGGGGCGGCGGCGGTACGAGACGGCGGCGGCCACCGGGAGCAGCGGGATCAGCAGCACGGGCGCGGTCAGCTCGGGGCCGGTCAGGCCGAGGAGCACGGCGGCGAGCACGGGCAGCGCGGGCGCGCCGAGCAGCAGCAGCCAGGACAGGACCATCAGCAGCACGGGTTTGCGCCCGAACCGGACCGGCTCGTTGGCGCGGACGTCGAGCGCGGCGGGCTCGGGGACGTCGTCCACGAGGCCGGCGACCGGGTCGATCGGGTTCAGGCGCTCGGCCAGCCACGCCGGGGTGGTGCCCGCGGCGAACGACCCGGTGGCGAACGACCCGGTGGCGAACGGCCGGACGGCGAAGGGCCCGGTGGTGGGCAGACCGGTGGTGGGCAGACCGGCGACGAGCGGCCCGGCGGCGAGCGGTTCCAGCGGTGGCGGCGCGGCGCGGTGGTGCAGCAGGACGTCGCGGAACCGCCCGGCCAGCGCCCGCAGCCCGTGGTTCGGGTGCGCGGTCAGGGTCGCTAATCGGTAGGAGCGGTCCGGGTCGGTGAAGTCGGACTCGGCGAGCAGCAGGTGCTCGGCGTCCTCGTCGCGCAGCAGCCGCCACAGCGCCGGGTCGATCGACAGCGCCACCAGCGACAGGTGCACCACCCAGGCGGAGAACCGGTCGACGTCGGGCCCGTAGTGGTCGCGCGTGCGGTCCGGCGACTGGTAGTTGCGGTGCCCGAACTCGTCGGCGGGCCGCCCGGCCAGCGCGGGCACGTACATGCCGTCGTAGTCGACCAGGC encodes:
- a CDS encoding WXG100 family type VII secretion target; this encodes MESPPGMEITEENAFTGSLFISSWDEMIDSIGEDAETEAERVLDVTFAAIGAASSTAVLAVDPFGTILGAGIGWLIEHVTFLREPLDQLVGDPDDVNANVAATKANAVEMRVLAETHRNTLAQPQEWSGQSQEAFKASMAELGEELDSLANAVEQKAKIVAVCGVLVQVLRDIVRDMIAQFLGSLLAGAIAAAAAAFFTFGASIAGFIGYAVGKAVALGVNIASRLARLVGGLGRQMGRIKDLDEITEGIGKGWKRFENVADVSEIGYESWKAQEGVDRAIDRAV
- the manD gene encoding D-mannonate dehydratase ManD — translated: MRIVSAEVVVTSPGRNFVTLRITTEDGLSGLGDATLNGRELAVRAYLVEHVVPLLVGRDASAVEDTWQYLYRGAYWRRGPVTMAAIAAVDTALWDIKAKAAGMPLYQLLGGACRVGALAYGHASGRDLPELFDSIRAHLERGYRAIRVQTGVPGLGVVYGVAASVGGQRYDYEPARRTALPVEEEWDTRAYLRHVPGVFEAVRAEFGPELPLLHDGHHRMTPIQAAKLGKALEPYDLFWLEDATPGEDQAALRLIRQHTTTPLAIGEVFNSVHDYQELITGRLIDYVRSAVTHTGGVTGMRRLLDFAGVYGIKSGIHGPTDISPVGMAAALHLDLAVHNFGIQEHMEHAARTLEVFRTSFTFDGGLLHPSDAPGLGVELDDEAAGAFPYEAAYLPVNRLRDGTVHDW
- a CDS encoding glucuronyl esterase domain-containing protein; protein product: MITRSGHLRLSLALLTALALTGTALATTTPTPAPPSTAAVEDDGADCPVALPGSTPANPRLPDPFTRIDGSRVTTLADWRCRRAEIRELAERHVYGDKPARPASVTGSVSRTSISVTTTHQGRTASFSASVDAPSGTGPFPAVIVVGGFGADTAAIKAAGAAVISYDPLAVGREGTPRGNKQGAFYTLHGASSPTGLLAAWAWGASRVIDVIEQSGSTTIRADGIGVTGCSRYGKSAFAVGAFDQRVALTMPIESGSAGAPAFRSIAGESGAQPLSSAYGEQPWLGDAFSAYTGNPNALPIDTHQVIGMIAPRGLLLLENPHVDWLAARSGSVAALAGAEVYKALGAADNISYWSDVQDGTHCASRPEWRGPIQDNIREHLLRSGNAPQVFRVSAKKAGNLAQWRDWQTPVLTGGGEPTSTTTTTTTTGATATTTPPPGAGCTASASVNQWNGGFVATVTVTANRAITGWTVGATLPSGATITNSWNTTRTGASGPVTFTDAGFNGALAAGRSTEFGYQATGAAPTAALTCTAR
- a CDS encoding coiled-coil domain-containing protein produces the protein MTTSRSSTSTSGEGRRVFPSGAAYAEALQNTALCFRGTPLEGGLVRTDALGRPRAISGNFASVFSVTTPDGVEHAVKCFTREVPEQADRYRAVGAHLAHLRADWAVGFEHVDRGVLVAGSWYPVLRMEWVRARNLIRWIEDTGDDRAALAALAARFADLVAALGDASVGHGDLQHGNLLVTDSGALRLVDYDGMYVPALAGRPADEFGHRNYQSPDRTRDHYGPDVDRFSAWVVHLSLVALSIDPALWRLLRDEDAEHLLLAESDFTDPDRSYRLATLTAHPNHGLRALAGRFRDVLLHHRAAPPPLEPLAAGPLVAGLPTTGLPTTGPFAVRPFATGSFATGSFAAGTTPAWLAERLNPIDPVAGLVDDVPEPAALDVRANEPVRFGRKPVLLMVLSWLLLLGAPALPVLAAVLLGLTGPELTAPVLLIPLLPVAAAVSYRRRPERAAAKAARRARRRARSAHRALAVKGAGLRRAGERLEAALRQAETARDHEQRELADRHKREVAERQADTARLVVETERAKQALARKTRDAEEKLLAQAKKAHVLHHLARFPLKGAGIEGIGEALTAKLADSGIRTAADFTGVVRNPGQESVVLFRLAGGGAVRVPGIGEVKAGRVERWRLTLLKQAKAGEPVQLGPAERGALKARFAAESAKLDAEHSSAIAERERAVVLLKDRHRAEHAALLERLTRERADAARKRVEHDRAVRESAVRVETAELGVRESRAAAEAFRRVTYRRYALFALFGRG
- a CDS encoding FAD-dependent oxidoreductase; protein product: MATTRAVVLGAGIAGLLAARVLADHVGEVLLVERDRLPQGPRERSGTPQGRHTHVLLSGGAHAVDHLLPGVTDELLGLGAQRVGVPDRMLVLLPAGWVSRFPEAQFVLSASRALVEHVVRERVLADERVHLLESTDATGLLGGPERVTGVLVRDRRDGRTGRVAADYVVDATGHRSAAPVWLSALGARPPAEEHVDPGEFYSTRLYAGRSDAPAVTVLPDPDHPAQVRSGLLCPIEGDRWSVTLVGTREQRPPTDEEAFARCAGRLRHPVIGDLIADARPLGPPRGLRSPANRRLRFREADGWPEGFVVLGDAACTLNPVHGQGMALAALGAVAFSEALGERGIRYGAARAQRAVERVSRGAWGVATGLDLRFPATTGPRPGAWGRAVARVLDRVHFAATGSPVVARAWLDVRALVEPPRSLLRPRVLVAAARGPLHPPQANPPLRPWELPHSAVRVLPG